In a genomic window of Shouchella clausii:
- a CDS encoding ArsR/SmtB family transcription factor, protein MENNYVDLDEETLFIVSQTFKALGDPTRIRILHLLAEKECAVGEIVEALALGQSNVSHQLRFLKNLRLVKSRRVGTAMYYSPEDEHVMEILEKTIQHAKHD, encoded by the coding sequence ATGGAAAACAACTATGTTGATTTAGATGAAGAAACGTTGTTTATTGTCTCGCAAACATTCAAAGCTCTTGGGGACCCAACACGGATACGAATCTTGCATTTGCTTGCTGAAAAAGAATGCGCTGTTGGCGAAATTGTAGAAGCGTTGGCGCTCGGCCAATCAAATGTGTCCCATCAGCTTCGTTTTCTTAAAAACTTGCGGTTGGTAAAGTCGCGGCGAGTAGGCACAGCCATGTATTATTCACCGGAAGACGAGCATGTAATGGAAATACTAGAAAAGACGATCCAACATGCCAAACATGATTAG
- a CDS encoding cation diffusion facilitator family transporter, whose product MGHSHDHSHSHGVGHSHIHTNNKKVLLIAFVLITMFMVVEVIGGFLTNSLALLADAGHMLSDAVALGLALAAFKYGERAASNSKTYGYKRFEILAAFMNGLTLIGISGYIIYEAITRFAEPPEVASVGMLVVAVCGLLINMIVAWILMRGSDVKGNLNMRGAFLHVLGDLLGSVGAIAAGLLMLFFGWTIADPIASLLVAALILVSGFRVTRDSVHVLMEGKPASVDVDEVKNELQSLPGVLSIHDLHTWSITSDFPALTAHVVVGHGIDRDDLLKTAKRLLHDRFGIHHTTLQLEGEEKQCNHSCN is encoded by the coding sequence ATGGGACATTCTCATGATCACAGCCATTCTCATGGAGTGGGCCATAGCCACATTCACACGAACAATAAAAAAGTGCTATTGATTGCTTTTGTGCTTATTACCATGTTTATGGTTGTTGAAGTTATTGGCGGCTTCCTCACGAATAGCTTGGCACTTCTTGCTGATGCTGGTCATATGTTAAGCGATGCGGTTGCCTTAGGGCTTGCACTAGCAGCGTTCAAATATGGGGAACGGGCAGCGAGTAACTCAAAAACATACGGCTACAAGCGCTTTGAAATCTTGGCAGCATTTATGAACGGCCTAACATTAATTGGCATTTCCGGCTATATCATCTATGAAGCAATAACACGCTTTGCCGAGCCACCAGAAGTGGCAAGTGTTGGTATGCTTGTTGTCGCTGTTTGCGGTTTGCTTATCAACATGATTGTCGCTTGGATTCTTATGCGTGGTTCCGATGTGAAAGGAAACCTGAATATGCGTGGCGCATTTCTCCACGTTCTTGGTGATTTGCTCGGTTCTGTTGGTGCAATTGCCGCCGGCCTCCTCATGCTTTTTTTTGGCTGGACGATAGCGGACCCAATTGCTAGCCTGCTAGTGGCGGCGCTGATTTTAGTTAGCGGCTTCAGAGTGACGAGGGATTCAGTCCATGTGCTCATGGAAGGCAAACCGGCATCTGTTGATGTCGACGAGGTAAAAAACGAATTGCAATCATTGCCTGGCGTTTTAAGCATCCACGACTTGCATACATGGTCGATCACGTCTGATTTTCCAGCATTGACGGCACATGTAGTCGTTGGGCATGGTATTGACCGCGACGACTTGTTGAAAACAGCCAAGCGCCTGCTCCATGATCGTTTCGGGATCCACCATACAACGCTTCAACTGGAAGGCGAAGAAAAGCAATGCAACCACTCGTGTAATTAA
- the folD gene encoding bifunctional methylenetetrahydrofolate dehydrogenase/methenyltetrahydrofolate cyclohydrolase FolD has product MAEPMILDGNEVSKRIKDKLALQVAALEQKGVRPCLATILVGDDPASATYVRMKGNACKRLGIESKKIELPEETTTKELLAVIRELNNDSSVHGILLQHPVPSQIDERAAFDEIAIEKDVDGVTTLGFAQNAFGFAHYPSCTPAAILAILDHYQLPIEGKHAVVVGRSPILGKPVSQMLLNRNATVTICHSRTENVSDFVKKADIVVAAVGKPEFIQGEWMKTGAVVLDAGYNKGNIGDCDYDGCAQRASAITPVPGGVGPVTISMLLKHTVEAAERSV; this is encoded by the coding sequence GTGGCAGAGCCTATGATTTTGGATGGAAATGAAGTTTCAAAACGAATAAAAGACAAACTGGCGTTACAAGTCGCAGCCTTAGAACAAAAAGGGGTACGCCCATGCCTCGCGACTATTCTTGTTGGCGATGATCCCGCTTCTGCAACGTATGTACGGATGAAAGGCAATGCCTGCAAACGCCTAGGAATTGAATCGAAAAAAATCGAGCTTCCTGAAGAGACAACGACGAAGGAATTGCTCGCCGTCATTCGCGAGTTAAACAACGACAGCAGCGTCCATGGGATTTTGCTGCAACATCCAGTCCCAAGCCAAATTGATGAACGCGCTGCATTTGATGAGATTGCGATCGAAAAAGATGTCGACGGCGTCACAACGCTAGGCTTTGCCCAAAATGCGTTTGGTTTTGCCCATTATCCCTCTTGCACACCGGCTGCGATTCTCGCTATTCTTGACCACTACCAGTTGCCAATCGAAGGCAAACATGCTGTGGTCGTTGGCCGCAGCCCGATTCTTGGAAAACCTGTTTCGCAAATGTTGTTGAACCGCAATGCAACGGTGACCATTTGCCATTCACGCACGGAAAACGTGAGTGACTTTGTCAAGAAGGCTGATATTGTTGTCGCAGCCGTCGGCAAGCCAGAATTTATTCAAGGAGAATGGATGAAAACAGGGGCTGTTGTCCTCGATGCTGGTTACAATAAAGGCAATATTGGGGACTGTGATTATGACGGATGCGCCCAACGCGCTTCAGCGATCACGCCTGTACCTGGCGGCGTAGGGCCTGTAACGATTTCTATGTTGCTAAAACATACGGTTGAAGCGGCTGAGCGATCTGTCTAA
- a CDS encoding superoxide dismutase family protein, whose protein sequence is MQFRKALGVCAAAGMLVACGNDQIDLPEEGDSGIAPDNGEQEQADAFAELNDEQGSRVGDVSFFEQGENKTRVDVTVDGLPPGYHGFHVHEEAACDADNNEGPFQSAGGHYHDEDGQHSDHSGDMPPLYVSEDGSANLSFTTDRFTPTNLADERAVIVHADPDNFGHIPDRYVAEGEEEGGPDADTQATGDAGDRIACGIVVSEAP, encoded by the coding sequence ATGCAGTTCCGCAAAGCATTAGGGGTATGCGCAGCAGCAGGAATGCTGGTGGCGTGCGGAAATGACCAAATTGACTTGCCAGAAGAAGGGGACAGTGGCATCGCTCCTGACAATGGCGAGCAAGAACAAGCCGATGCCTTTGCTGAATTAAACGATGAGCAAGGAAGCCGTGTTGGCGATGTTTCTTTTTTTGAACAAGGTGAAAATAAAACAAGGGTCGATGTGACTGTCGATGGGCTTCCTCCGGGATACCACGGGTTTCACGTCCATGAAGAAGCGGCCTGTGACGCGGATAACAACGAAGGGCCTTTTCAATCAGCAGGTGGGCATTACCATGATGAAGACGGGCAGCATAGCGATCATAGTGGCGACATGCCACCTCTCTATGTAAGCGAAGATGGCAGCGCCAATTTATCATTTACGACCGACCGCTTTACTCCAACTAATTTGGCAGATGAACGGGCTGTTATCGTCCATGCCGATCCTGACAACTTTGGCCACATTCCTGATCGCTATGTAGCCGAAGGCGAAGAGGAAGGCGGCCCTGATGCAGACACACAAGCTACCGGCGATGCCGGTGATCGGATTGCATGTGGCATCGTTGTCAGTGAGGCACCGTAG
- a CDS encoding helix-turn-helix transcriptional regulator has protein sequence MRAERLLSIVLLLQNRKIMSTKALAEELGVSERTIHRDMDALSSAGIPVYAERGKMGGWKLLDGYRTQLTGLTNEEVRTLFLSPPIDLLGDLGYTKNWQEAREKLLASLSSAASVDFADAQNRIYIDASTWRGKKETVEAFSLLNQGLWEQRALSISYEKYGSAATEREVEPLGLVAKGSTWYLIAAEQQELKTFRASRIRSAQLLPKRFERPESFDLARYWHDSKNAFIRTLPSYEIDLLVTYEQKDMLHSSGRYVRVLDLYESGEDGWLTARLSFDTKEEAAAYIVGFGNKVKIIAPTDLKEHVWMIAKQALKAHTASG, from the coding sequence ATGAGAGCTGAAAGACTCTTGTCAATCGTATTGTTATTGCAAAACCGAAAAATCATGTCGACAAAGGCATTAGCTGAGGAACTTGGCGTTTCAGAGCGGACGATCCACCGCGATATGGATGCGTTAAGCAGTGCAGGCATTCCTGTATATGCCGAGCGTGGAAAAATGGGAGGCTGGAAGCTTCTAGATGGTTACAGAACACAGTTGACTGGCCTAACAAATGAGGAAGTTAGAACGCTGTTTCTTTCCCCGCCAATCGACTTGCTTGGCGACTTAGGCTACACAAAAAACTGGCAGGAAGCGCGCGAAAAACTGCTGGCTTCTCTATCTTCTGCCGCCTCTGTTGACTTTGCCGACGCACAAAACCGCATCTACATTGACGCTAGTACTTGGCGTGGCAAAAAAGAAACCGTCGAGGCCTTCAGCTTGCTTAACCAAGGGCTGTGGGAACAGCGCGCCCTGTCCATCTCTTATGAAAAATACGGTTCTGCTGCGACAGAGCGTGAAGTAGAGCCTCTAGGGCTCGTCGCCAAAGGCAGTACTTGGTACTTAATTGCAGCCGAACAACAAGAACTGAAAACATTTAGGGCGTCGCGGATTCGTTCAGCGCAGCTTTTGCCAAAGCGGTTTGAACGGCCAGAAAGCTTCGATTTGGCCCGTTACTGGCATGACTCCAAAAATGCGTTTATTCGCACACTGCCTTCCTATGAAATTGACCTTCTCGTTACCTATGAACAAAAAGATATGTTGCACAGTTCAGGTCGTTATGTCCGTGTGCTCGACCTCTATGAGTCAGGCGAAGACGGCTGGCTAACTGCTAGACTGTCTTTCGATACAAAAGAGGAGGCAGCTGCCTATATAGTTGGCTTCGGAAACAAGGTGAAAATTATCGCCCCGACCGATCTAAAAGAACACGTTTGGATGATTGCCAAACAAGCCTTAAAAGCCCATACCGCTAGTGGCTAA
- a CDS encoding SDR family oxidoreductase produces MNALANKVALVAGGTRGAGRGIAVELGAAGAIVYVTGRTTRTETSEYNRPETIEETAELVTKAGGIGIAVQTDHLVPEQVEALANKIKSDHGKLDILVNDIWGGELLTEWHVPIWELSLEKGFRLLRLAIDTHLITNHYLLPLLIEQKGGLVVEVTDGTKAYNDNHYRLSMFYDLAKSSIIRIAEGLAHELAPHHCTAVSLTPGWLRSEMMLELFGVTEETWRDGMKTDPHFAISETPRFIGRAITALAADGDRHRWNGQSLSSEELAKVYHFTDVDGSQPDCFRYLLEVQEAGKPADVSGYR; encoded by the coding sequence ATGAATGCTTTAGCAAACAAAGTGGCACTCGTAGCTGGCGGTACGCGGGGAGCAGGGCGCGGGATTGCCGTTGAGCTTGGCGCAGCCGGTGCAATTGTTTACGTGACTGGCCGGACAACACGAACAGAAACATCGGAATACAACCGGCCTGAGACGATTGAAGAAACAGCTGAACTAGTAACAAAAGCTGGTGGCATAGGGATTGCTGTCCAAACCGATCACTTGGTACCAGAGCAAGTGGAAGCGTTAGCGAACAAAATCAAGTCAGACCACGGCAAATTAGATATTCTTGTGAATGATATTTGGGGTGGGGAGTTACTGACGGAATGGCATGTTCCCATTTGGGAGCTGTCGCTTGAAAAAGGCTTTCGCCTGTTGCGGCTGGCCATTGATACTCATTTAATCACAAACCATTATTTGCTGCCGTTGTTAATTGAGCAAAAGGGCGGGCTTGTGGTCGAAGTAACAGACGGAACGAAAGCCTACAACGATAATCATTACCGCCTTTCGATGTTTTATGACTTGGCCAAAAGTTCCATTATCCGCATAGCTGAGGGTCTTGCACACGAGCTTGCTCCGCACCATTGTACGGCTGTATCGCTCACTCCAGGATGGCTCCGTTCAGAAATGATGCTTGAGCTGTTTGGCGTGACGGAAGAAACGTGGCGCGACGGCATGAAAACAGATCCTCATTTCGCCATTTCAGAAACACCCCGTTTTATCGGCAGGGCGATCACGGCCCTCGCTGCTGATGGAGACAGGCACCGTTGGAATGGCCAATCGCTTTCAAGTGAGGAATTAGCAAAAGTCTATCACTTTACCGACGTCGATGGCTCACAGCCAGATTGTTTTCGCTATTTGCTCGAAGTCCAAGAAGCTGGAAAGCCAGCAGATGTGAGCGGTTATCGTTAA
- the ileS gene encoding isoleucine--tRNA ligase, whose translation MKEKVVEQERRLRKRWTKEGTFQKSVANREGHKTFVFYEGPPTANGLPHAGHALGRTVKDFIARYKTMRGYQVLRKAGWDTHGLPVELEVEKQLNIRGKEEIEAYGVENFIRKCKESVFSYEREWRQFTEALGYWVDMDNPYITLTDDYIESVWHILAAIHKKGLLYKGHRVVPYCPHCETSLSSHEVAQGYKQVMDLSATVKFPIKGRENHYLLGWTTTPWTLPGNVAIAVHPEREYVQARQGNDVYIVAAARAKTVLGNHFDVQRRLLGEELVGTAYEAPFAETEIEKGHQVIAASFVTEESGTGLVHIAPGYGEEDYNAVLENGLDFFHVVDEKGRYKQEFGPLAGQFVKDADVDIIKMLAAKGRLYAKEKYEHSYPHCWRCDSPLLYYAMEGWFIRTTAVKEQMQANNQGVEWYPGHIKDGRFGHFLENMVDWNIGRNRFWGTPLNVWVCQTCGHEKAPGSLQELRQWAITEIGEGFELHKPYVDDVQFACPCGGQMERTKEVIDVWFDSGAMPFAQYHYPFENQASYHKQYPADVVIEGVDQTRGWFYSLLAVSTLYKGVAPYKRVLSLGHILDEHGQKMSKSKGNVLHPLELIEEYGADALRWALLADSAPWHNKRFSKQTVSQAKSKVIDTLRHAHAFFNLYAEIDGFDPEKHWRKAESLLDCWILSRLHSLIKEVTFSLEAYDLTKGARLTATFLDEMSNWYIRRTRQRFWASGMNEDKKAAYSTLYRVLTKTAQLIAPYAPFVADEVYSQLKGDSVHLSDYPQADDSLIDQEMEDEMALVLQIVERARFARNKAALKTKQPLQTLVVMETSVSVSRKLEKYVSIIQQETNVKEVVFHKQTSGLVSIHLNLNFAVAGPKFGKNVAFVKQQLDRLTDAEKASFLEKGECRLQDGTLLEHEDVHIERRAQEGYVLAEENGFTVLLDIRMTTELLEEGFVRELVRAVQAYRKELGLSVNQRIGLYLDVQPPEQVILEKFKCLLYKNMVLRHVYFESKVGMKLLDVEGRPIGLYIGS comes from the coding sequence ATGAAGGAAAAGGTGGTTGAACAGGAACGACGGCTACGAAAGCGATGGACAAAAGAGGGAACATTCCAGAAATCAGTGGCTAACCGCGAAGGCCACAAAACATTTGTCTTTTATGAAGGGCCGCCAACTGCAAATGGACTGCCACACGCTGGCCATGCATTAGGGAGGACAGTTAAGGACTTCATTGCTCGTTATAAAACGATGCGAGGTTATCAAGTGTTGCGGAAAGCTGGCTGGGATACACATGGGTTGCCAGTAGAATTGGAAGTGGAAAAACAATTGAACATTCGCGGCAAAGAGGAGATTGAAGCTTATGGAGTAGAAAACTTTATTCGCAAATGCAAGGAGAGCGTGTTTTCATATGAGCGCGAGTGGCGCCAATTTACGGAAGCCCTTGGCTACTGGGTGGACATGGATAACCCTTATATTACGTTAACAGATGACTATATCGAGTCCGTTTGGCATATTTTAGCCGCCATCCATAAAAAAGGGCTGTTGTACAAAGGCCACCGGGTTGTTCCCTATTGCCCCCATTGTGAGACGTCGCTTAGCTCTCATGAAGTCGCTCAAGGGTATAAACAAGTAATGGACTTATCGGCAACAGTCAAGTTTCCAATAAAGGGCAGAGAAAATCACTATTTGCTTGGTTGGACAACAACGCCGTGGACACTACCAGGAAATGTCGCAATTGCCGTTCATCCAGAACGAGAGTATGTGCAAGCAAGACAAGGGAACGACGTGTATATCGTTGCCGCAGCACGTGCAAAGACCGTACTTGGCAATCATTTTGATGTACAGAGACGCTTATTAGGAGAAGAACTTGTTGGAACTGCCTATGAAGCGCCCTTTGCTGAAACGGAAATTGAGAAAGGCCATCAAGTCATTGCCGCAAGTTTTGTGACAGAAGAGAGCGGAACAGGCTTAGTCCATATTGCCCCTGGTTACGGCGAGGAAGATTACAATGCCGTTTTGGAAAATGGCCTTGACTTTTTTCATGTCGTCGATGAAAAAGGACGATATAAACAAGAATTTGGGCCGCTGGCAGGCCAGTTCGTAAAAGACGCAGACGTAGACATCATTAAAATGCTGGCCGCGAAGGGACGGTTGTATGCAAAAGAAAAATATGAGCACAGTTATCCCCACTGTTGGCGTTGTGACAGTCCGTTGCTCTATTACGCGATGGAAGGGTGGTTTATCCGCACAACGGCTGTAAAAGAACAAATGCAAGCTAATAACCAAGGAGTGGAGTGGTATCCTGGCCATATAAAAGATGGGCGCTTTGGCCATTTCCTAGAGAACATGGTCGATTGGAACATCGGCCGGAATCGCTTTTGGGGCACACCATTAAATGTGTGGGTTTGCCAAACGTGCGGCCACGAAAAAGCGCCTGGCTCACTACAAGAGCTGCGTCAATGGGCTATTACAGAGATAGGAGAAGGGTTTGAACTCCATAAACCATATGTCGATGATGTTCAATTCGCTTGTCCTTGTGGGGGACAAATGGAACGGACAAAAGAAGTGATCGATGTGTGGTTTGATAGTGGGGCGATGCCATTTGCCCAGTACCACTATCCTTTTGAGAATCAAGCTTCCTATCACAAGCAGTATCCAGCTGATGTGGTGATTGAAGGTGTAGATCAAACACGGGGCTGGTTTTACAGTCTTCTCGCTGTTTCAACTCTTTACAAAGGCGTTGCTCCGTACAAGCGAGTGTTGTCATTAGGTCATATTTTAGATGAACATGGGCAGAAGATGTCGAAAAGCAAAGGCAATGTTCTTCATCCTCTTGAGTTAATTGAGGAATATGGTGCAGATGCGTTACGCTGGGCTTTGCTTGCTGATAGCGCGCCATGGCACAACAAACGATTTTCGAAGCAGACTGTTAGCCAAGCTAAATCGAAAGTAATCGATACGCTGCGTCATGCACACGCTTTTTTCAACTTGTATGCAGAAATAGACGGTTTTGACCCTGAAAAACATTGGCGAAAGGCGGAGTCGTTGCTTGATTGTTGGATTCTATCTAGGCTGCATTCGCTCATAAAAGAAGTGACCTTCAGTTTAGAGGCCTATGATTTGACAAAAGGGGCGCGTTTAACGGCAACTTTCCTTGATGAAATGAGCAACTGGTATATCCGTCGAACGCGCCAGCGGTTTTGGGCAAGCGGAATGAATGAAGACAAAAAGGCAGCTTACTCTACTTTGTATCGTGTGCTTACAAAAACAGCGCAACTTATTGCCCCTTATGCCCCTTTTGTAGCAGATGAGGTATACAGCCAGTTGAAAGGGGACAGCGTCCATTTATCGGACTACCCGCAAGCTGACGATTCGCTAATCGATCAAGAGATGGAAGATGAAATGGCACTGGTGTTGCAAATTGTTGAAAGAGCCCGTTTTGCCCGCAATAAAGCAGCATTAAAAACAAAGCAGCCGCTACAAACACTGGTCGTAATGGAAACGTCTGTATCCGTGTCACGCAAACTAGAGAAGTATGTGTCCATCATTCAACAAGAAACAAACGTAAAAGAAGTGGTCTTTCATAAACAGACGAGCGGCTTGGTGTCGATCCATTTGAACTTGAACTTTGCTGTGGCTGGACCGAAATTTGGCAAGAACGTTGCCTTCGTGAAACAGCAACTTGATCGGTTAACAGACGCTGAAAAGGCAAGTTTTCTAGAAAAAGGAGAATGTCGTTTACAAGATGGGACGCTGCTAGAGCATGAAGATGTTCACATTGAAAGGCGGGCGCAAGAAGGCTATGTATTGGCTGAAGAAAACGGTTTTACTGTGTTGCTTGATATAAGGATGACCACTGAATTATTAGAAGAAGGATTTGTCCGCGAACTGGTGCGCGCCGTGCAAGCATACCGTAAGGAGTTAGGCTTATCTGTGAATCAACGTATCGGTTTGTATTTAGACGTTCAGCCACCTGAACAAGTAATATTAGAAAAGTTCAAATGTTTGCTCTATAAAAATATGGTGTTGCGACATGTTTATTTTGAGAGCAAGGTAGGGATGAAACTGTTAGACGTGGAAGGCAGGCCGATTGGGTTGTATATTGGAAGCTAA
- the glpK gene encoding glycerol kinase GlpK — protein MTNPYILSIDQGTTSSRAILFDSQGEIKKTAQREFTQYFPNPGWVEHNANEIWTSVLAVIAEVFSESDIEPKDVAGIGITNQRETTVVWDKHTGKPIYNALVWQSRQTEKICADLREKGLNETFRKKTGLLLDPYFSGTKVKWILDHVDGAREKAEKGDLLFGTIDSWLIWKLSGGQAHVTDYTNAARTLMYNIHELKWDDELLELLDVPKQMLPEVRSSSEVYATTVDYHFFGQNVPIAGVAGDQHAALFGQACFEKGMVKNTYGTGCFILMNTGEQAVESKNGLLTTLAWGIDGKVEYALEGSVFVAGSAIQWLRDGLKIIENAPQSETLATRVTSADGVYLVPAFVGLGTPYWNSEARGAMFGLTRGTERAHIVRATLESLAYQTKDVMAAMEQDAGMESKKLRADGGAVANDFLMQFQSDLLDAPVEIPSVTETTALGAAYLAGLAVGVWKSKEDIARKWNMDRSFEPKMNADERDALYKGWKNAVNATMAFKP, from the coding sequence ATGACAAACCCATACATTCTATCCATCGATCAAGGAACAACTAGTTCACGTGCGATTTTATTTGACAGCCAAGGTGAAATCAAAAAAACGGCGCAACGGGAATTCACGCAATACTTCCCGAACCCAGGCTGGGTAGAGCATAATGCCAATGAAATTTGGACATCCGTTCTTGCCGTCATTGCTGAAGTCTTTTCCGAGTCGGATATTGAGCCAAAAGATGTGGCTGGAATCGGCATTACAAACCAACGGGAAACAACAGTCGTCTGGGATAAACATACAGGAAAACCGATATACAACGCTTTGGTTTGGCAATCACGGCAAACAGAAAAGATTTGCGCTGATTTGCGGGAGAAGGGCTTAAACGAGACATTCCGTAAAAAAACAGGCTTACTGCTTGATCCTTATTTCTCTGGCACAAAAGTAAAATGGATTCTTGACCATGTTGATGGCGCAAGAGAAAAAGCTGAAAAAGGCGACCTATTGTTTGGCACAATTGATTCATGGCTCATTTGGAAACTAAGCGGCGGCCAAGCACATGTGACCGATTATACAAATGCGGCTCGGACGCTCATGTACAATATCCACGAGTTGAAATGGGACGACGAGCTGCTTGAACTGCTTGATGTTCCAAAGCAAATGTTGCCTGAAGTCCGCTCCTCTTCTGAAGTATACGCCACAACTGTTGACTACCATTTCTTTGGGCAAAATGTGCCAATTGCCGGCGTCGCCGGTGACCAGCATGCGGCTTTGTTCGGGCAAGCGTGTTTTGAAAAAGGAATGGTAAAAAACACTTACGGCACTGGCTGTTTTATTTTGATGAATACAGGGGAACAAGCGGTTGAGTCGAAAAACGGACTTTTGACAACGCTGGCATGGGGAATTGATGGAAAAGTTGAGTACGCCCTTGAAGGCAGTGTATTTGTTGCCGGTTCGGCGATCCAATGGTTACGGGATGGCCTTAAAATTATTGAAAACGCGCCGCAAAGTGAAACGTTAGCGACACGGGTGACGTCCGCTGACGGTGTCTACTTAGTCCCTGCGTTTGTTGGCCTTGGTACCCCGTATTGGAACAGCGAAGCAAGAGGCGCCATGTTTGGGTTAACCCGTGGGACAGAGCGTGCTCATATTGTCCGTGCCACGCTAGAATCACTTGCTTATCAGACAAAAGATGTGATGGCAGCAATGGAACAAGACGCTGGCATGGAATCGAAAAAACTTCGTGCCGATGGCGGCGCTGTTGCTAATGACTTTTTAATGCAATTCCAAAGCGATCTCCTTGATGCGCCAGTAGAAATTCCTTCCGTTACAGAGACGACGGCGCTTGGTGCTGCCTATCTAGCTGGCCTCGCTGTTGGCGTCTGGAAAAGCAAAGAAGATATCGCCCGCAAATGGAATATGGACCGTTCATTTGAACCAAAAATGAACGCCGATGAGCGAGATGCGTTATACAAAGGCTGGAAAAACGCCGTTAACGCAACGATGGCATTCAAGCCATGA
- a CDS encoding MIP/aquaporin family protein, with protein sequence MKEVRKMAEIMAELIGTMVLIIFGAGVVAGVTLKQSKGEGAGWIAISVGWGFAVALGVYVAGTVSDAHLNPAVTLGFATIGQFPWAQVPGYIIGQLAGAFLGAVIVFLHYYPHWKATEDAGVKLGVFATGPAIRHLPANFLSELIGTAVLVFGLLAIGANTFSEGLNPIVVGLLIIAIGLSLGGTTGYAINPARDLGPRLAHALLPINKKGPSDWAYAWVPILGPIVGGIVGAVLYTLIF encoded by the coding sequence ATGAAGGAGGTACGAAAAATGGCAGAAATCATGGCGGAGCTTATCGGCACTATGGTTCTTATCATTTTTGGCGCTGGCGTTGTCGCCGGTGTGACGCTAAAACAATCAAAAGGAGAAGGGGCAGGCTGGATTGCGATTTCGGTAGGCTGGGGCTTTGCAGTAGCGCTTGGCGTTTATGTGGCCGGCACTGTGAGTGACGCCCATTTGAACCCTGCTGTCACGCTTGGATTTGCTACCATCGGACAGTTTCCTTGGGCGCAAGTTCCCGGCTATATAATCGGACAGTTGGCCGGAGCTTTTCTTGGTGCTGTCATTGTCTTTCTTCATTATTATCCACACTGGAAGGCAACGGAAGATGCAGGAGTCAAACTGGGCGTATTTGCAACTGGTCCGGCAATTCGCCACCTTCCAGCCAATTTCTTAAGCGAATTAATTGGCACTGCTGTATTGGTATTCGGGTTATTGGCTATTGGCGCCAATACATTCAGTGAAGGATTGAATCCAATTGTCGTTGGCTTGCTCATCATTGCGATTGGCCTTTCCCTCGGGGGCACGACTGGTTATGCCATTAACCCAGCACGTGACCTAGGGCCACGCCTTGCCCATGCTTTATTGCCAATTAACAAAAAAGGGCCATCCGATTGGGCTTATGCATGGGTGCCGATTCTCGGGCCAATTGTTGGCGGTATTGTTGGCGCTGTTCTTTATACCCTTATTTTCTAA